The window ACCATGATGGATATCCCAATCCAGTATCAGTATTCTTCTTACGCTCTCCGGATATTGTTTTAATATGTTTTGTGCAGCTACGGCAACATTACTGAAAAGACAAAATCCACCAGGAGCCTCAGGTTCTGCGTGATGACCAGGAGGTCTGACGACTGCTAGTGCATTTTTCACACGGCCCTCGACTACGGCTTTGCAAGCGTCAATAACTCCTCCGCATGACAGTTTAGCACTAACATAAGAGTCATTATTAAAATAAACTGAATCTCCCTTCTCTGTTTCCTTCAATAACTCTTCACGTTTCATCCTTGAGCTCCTTTCAACGAACTCCAGATTCTCCTTAGAGTGAActtccaaaatctcttcatctgtCGCCTCTCTAACCGGAATCTTAAGCATCAAGTcaccaatttcatcaataccACTCAAGGTAGGATCATTAATAAGCCCATTCTCCGCTAAAATCTTGTATACTCTGTATATTCTTCTGGGATCCTCTGGGTGCGGGTCAATATACTCAAAGTACGAAGTGAAGATCTTCGCATGATAGCGCATTCGAACATCATAGCATAGGGCTGTTTTCAATGGAGTATAGTGTAGATTGGGAGCACAAGCTGGAACTATTACTCTCTTCCCAGCTGCACCATTTTGTGTTCTTGCAAGTTGACTTTTTTTTGGGTCCAATCCATCATTCTGTTCTTCCATTTTACGTTTCACTTGCAACGTAGTGTCATTTTCTGGCTTAACAATGTCACAGTCCATGCTTATAGTCATTACCTTGTGACAACGGTTCTCACTAGATTTCCTTTCCAAACAAAATCgctttcaaaagcttttcaaagccCAAGCTGCAGCACTCTATAGGagttatcaaatttgattcCAATGAAGGACAAAACCGAATACCAAGGATCTTGCAACTTTGAATTGATTTAGGCTTTTTTGTATGATGTAGATCAGTTGTTTTTCAGTaggaaattgaagaaaaaaaagtCAAATCTATGCACcgaaaagaagagatgagCTTGTCAGACTAGATCTGTTCCTCGAGGCTGAAGAGTTATCATGAATTTTTACCGTGATGCTACCTGGGTACTCGAGTACGTGGAACAGGAGGACGAAAAGGGTAGACTCTCGGGGTCCATGCAGACGCTGGTGCTCAAGAGTTGTCAGAGATACAAGCTGAAGAGTGATCCTAAACATCTTTATGCAGTTGTGGATTCATGCTGGAGATATAAGGCattgttggaaaagatcatgAAAAGATCTAAGATTTATGACGATATTCCTAAGAAGAAAGGTAAACCAATTTATTCGAGATTGACTTTGTTACTGATGTGCCATGATTTATTAATTTCGAAGCAAAAGAGGATACAGATGGGGAAACTACCTATTAAAGAGTATGTGTTAAAGCATAAAACCAGACTTAATAGTGAATTGGTtaaattgaagttgaagttgaaggtgaagagCCTGTCTGAAATTGTGGACAAAGAAGACTCAAGTAACGATGTGACGCCAGTGAGATGGATAAGAATAAATCCGTTGAGGTGTCCCAAGAATGACGTTGAGCCTGTTCtgaaggaattgataaaGAAGTTCCCTCAGAGGGTGAGTCATTGGTCCGACATTACTTCCGGTACACTTTACTATGATGAGTTCGTACCGAACCTCTTCGGTGTGCATCCTAGGGACAAGATTACGTCGCACGAGCTTTATCGTCAAGGAAAGATCATTATTCAGGACCGATCATCCTGTTTCCCAGCGCATATCTTAAACCCAGGTAAAAATGATGTAGTGATTGATGCCTGTGCTGCGCCCGGTAATAAGACGACTCATGTTGCCGCTCATATATTACCTGAATATACTAGGGAGCAAACCCCCAAGATCTATGCTTTCGAAAAGGATCCTGCTAGAGCcaatatcttgaagaaaatgacAAGTGTTGCCGGTTGTGGCCAGACGGTCGAGATCCATGTTGGAGATTTCACCAAATTGGCAGTACCAGCGAACTTTAAAGATGTAACGGGCCTTATCGTTGATCCAAGTTGCTCCGGTAGTGGCATATTTGGTCGTAAATCAGTTGATTCTCACAACgttgccaagaagaaaacggAAACTGATAGTGAAATTcctgatgaagaagagaaaatggtTGGCGATGACGTGGCAAACCGTCTCAGTAAACTGGCATCATTTCAGTTTCAGGTTGTTAAACATGCTATGAGTATGCCAAACGCCAAGAAGATAGTCTATAGTACCTGTTCGATTCACgcagaagaaaatgaacGAGTTGTGATAGATCTTTTGCTTGATAGAAACATTAAAGAATGGGGATGGAAGGTGGCTTCAAGAGAGGAAGTGATCCCCAAGTGGCCTAGAAGAGGTAAAGTGAAGGAGTTTGAACAAGTCTTCAGGGACGACCCCGTCAAGTGCAATGAGTTGGCGGATGGTTGCATAAGAGCCCTACCACAAGAAGATGGCGGCATCGGTTTCTTTGCCGTTTGCTTTAAGAGATGATCACTTGTCATTATATTCTATATATTAAAACAGAGAAAAGTAGGCTATTCGTTAATATCATTACAACTTCGACAAAATGTCTTCGACGACTTGCTGAGTAGTAGAGTTACCGCCCAAGTCGGGAGTCTTAACCTTGTCTTCTCTCAAATTTGCGTCAACTGCTCTGTAGATGTCCTGAGCTGGCTTGTTGTGACCAAGGAATTCTAACATAAGACCAGTGGATCTGATGGTAGCAATTGGGTTGGAAATACCTTTACCGGCAATGTCTGGAGCAGAACCGTGACAAGGCTCACCGATGACAATCTCTGGACCGACGTTGGCACTTGGAACCACACCCAGGGATCCAACAAGTGCAGCTGCACCATCTGAAAGAATGTCACCATACAAGTTTGGTGCCACAACGACGTCAAAGCACTCTGGTTCTCTGAACATTCTGTAAACCATAGAGTCAACAATTTGTTCGTTGTAAGCCACTTGACCGTATTTGTCCTTGTTACTCTCGTAAACGTCCTTACAGATCTCTCTGAACAGACCATCACTTTGAGACAAGACATTAGACTTGTGAGTCACAGTCAAAGTAGCATGACCGTTAGTTTTCAATCTCTGTAAGGCGATGTCCAAAGCAATGGTAGCGATTCTTCTAGTGGCCACCTCCGAAATTCTCTTGGTAGCTTCGGCAACTCTTGTTCCTGTAGCTTTGTCCACATAAGTCTTTTCCAACTTGATGTACAAATCCTCAGTGTTCTCTCTGACAATAACCATATCCACAGGTCTGTCCTTAGTACCTTCAACGGATTTAACAGGACGAACATTGGCATAGAGGCCTAGCTCTTTTCTCAAAGCCACAATTGGAGAAGAGTAACCTTCAACTTTGGTAGTTGGCGATTGAACAGCACCGAAAAGGGCACCTTGACAttgattcttcaaaacttgaaCAGTCTGCTCTGGCAAAGCCTTACCAGTCTCTTGGAAAGTACCCCATCCAGCCTGCAAATCGATAAAATCAAAGTTCAAGCCATGTTTCCCAGACAAGTTCTCCAAAACCTGCTTACCAGCTGGGATAACCTCCTTACCGATCCCATCACCTGGAATCAAACCAATAACCATAGATTTTGGTGCCGAAGCATAAGCACGACGAGTGGCTAATCTGCCAATTGCACTTCTCAACATATTTGTTTCGCAATTCTAAGTGAAACTGGACTCCTCTAACGACTAACTCAACTCAATTGAACTCCATAGACCTACATTTATATGCTAAATGTGCACCATCTTTGACGACCATCAGCTTATGCTGCAATTTTTTCCAGCGGAATTCAATAATGGCTGGAATAACTGAAAATTATCGAAAAACTCACCGagaagcgatgagatgagcttaaTCAAAGAGCCACATAAGGCCTAAGAGGTAATTTTAGGCGGTCAGAGTGAATGGTTGTGGAGGAGTTGAATCAACACTCACTGGTGCTAGAGTtttcagaagatgatagcGACTTCAGCAGCGAAAGTTGCAGTGTCCATGAGGTGAGAGATGAGCATGATATGGCATATTATGAGAGAGCTGTACAGGAGATAGCATTGGGAGATAGGTATGTCTGTATGATTTGCACCGTGGAGATGGATTATACTTGTAAGATGTACGCCTGTGAGGGATGTTATAGGGTATTTGACTACGAGTGTATTAGAGAATGggctttgaaatcaactGAGAAGACTTTAGATCGAGTATGGAAATGTCCTAATTGCTACAAAGTGAATAAGAGAGTTCCTGCAAAAAATAGGCCTACTTGTTGGTGTGGAAAGACTGTAAATCCCGATCCAAACCCTCTGGATCCCAACTCTTGTGGACAGACTTGTGATGCACCAATTTGTCCACATGGGTGCTCTAAACAGTGCCATCTGGGTCCACATCCCGACTGTGTGAGGACTATTACCACGAAATGCCAGTGTGGGAAACATACAAGAGAGACTTTTTGTTATCAGACGATTTCTATGAAGGGGAAAAGCCAGTTCCAGTGCAATGAAGTATGTGGCCTGCCGCTGGCCTGTGGGATTCATAAGTGCGAACGGCTCTGTCATTCGGGAATCTGTGGGCCCTGTCCCGCAGTTTTGAATGCCAAGAGTAATAAGTTAAAGATCAGATGTTACTGTGGGCTTGAGCATAGagattctttcaaatgtaAAGATGTGCGAGTAGCCAGTGACCTCTCAAAGGACGGGAAGGGTGATAGTTGGATTGGAGCATTTGGTTGTTCTGGAATTAGAAAGATCGAATACGCCTGTCGAGAGCATTCGTTTGTGGAGAAGTGCCAACCTTCACCCTCGATCTCAGGGAAAATAGCATGTCCATTCTCACCAAAGCTACTCAAGACTTGTCCTTGTGGGAGGACCTCATTAAAGGTGTTGGCGGAACCCAGGAAGTCATGTACATCACCTATCCCCAATTGTGACTCTACCTGTGGTAAAAAATTAGCATGTGGCAGACATACTTGCCCATTTACTTGTCATGACGGACCCTGCATGGATCCATGCATTCAGATAGAAACAGTACGTTGTTCATGTCATAAAAACTTGTATTCTGTTCCTTGTCAATTCAAGGAACAACCACGTTGTGATACGAAGTGTGAATCTTTAATGTCCTGCCGTCGTCATAGGTGTACTGAGAGATGTTGTTGCGGTAGACCTTTTGCAGAAAGGAGGCGCAAGACACCTCTTAGCTCAAGAGAGTTAATGGATGAATCTTCCGTTGAATCCGAGCACATTTGTTTGAAGGATTGTAATTTGACTCTCTCTTGTGGTTGTCATAAGTGTCAGCGGAAATGTCATCCAGGTAAATGCCCACCTTGTCTGGAGAGTGATTCTAATGATCTGGTGTGTCCATGTGGGAAAACAGTCGTCGAAGCACCAGTGCGTTGTGGTACGAGATTACCGCCATGTCATTATCCTTGCATTAGAGTGATACAGAATGCGTACAAGTGCGGTCATAAACCAATGCCTCACACATGTCATCCTCTAAATGAACCATGTCCCTCGTGTACTGCGCCGGTCTTCAAGCCTTGTAAATGTGGTAAGAAGGATAAAGTAAGAACACTATGTTTCCAGAATGACGTTTCATGCGGTACCACTTGTGGGAAGCCACTGGACAATTGTCCTCATATGTGCCAGAAAAGTTGTCATATACCAGGTGAGTGTCAGAAAAAATGCAAGCAGATTTGTAATAGAAAGCGAATTTACTGTGACCACAAGTGTCGATTGATTTGTCATGGTAACGATAAATGCCCCGACATTCCATGTCCCCTTTCGGTCAAGATCAAGTGTGAGTGTGAAGTGAAGGAGTCTTTTATTACTTGTGGAGCGAATTCAGAAACACCTAGCAAAGCTACGACCACCATTCTGCCCTGCGATGAAGAGTGTGAAAGGCACAAGAGGCATTTGCAACTAAGGGAGGCCTTCGgaatatcaaattttagTGACAATCCGTCGAGATCCAAAACAGCATCGCTCGAGAATCTTGCAGCAGTTGCGAATTCTTTCGAAGAGTTAGAGTTGCCATTTAGTGAACCTGCGTTGGGAACTTTCGCCAAGCAAGAAGCTTGGTGTACTCAGATAGAAAATGTTCTCAATAGCTTCATGGACAACGAGGAGAAAACCAGTTTGCATTTCAAGCCGATGAGGCCCGCACAGCGTCATTTCATCCATGAATTGGCCAAGTCATATAACCTTTACGTTGAATCTCAAGATCGGGAGCCTAAAAGATCTGTGTTTGTCAAGAAACAGGATAATGGCGGGTCGTGTAAGCCGGTAATCCAATTGAAGGACTCATTGCCTAtttatcaattcttcaaagaaaatgaaaaggagaaaaaGGCCCAGAGGTTTGAAGCCCAAACGACAACTGAGTTCGTCAATTTCATTCCCAAAGAAGAGCCCCAATTGGAGCGTGCAAAGAATAACGCATTCAAACTTAAGAATGTTTCCACGGGTACTACCAAAGAGGACCTCGAGCGCATCTTCGCCGACCACTTAAAACCAACACTAGTCAAGAACCCTCAATTCAAGATTCAAGATTCAACCAAAAATGGTTTAATATACCCTGAGGACTACGCAGAGATCAGCGTTAATGTTGAGCGCGATTTGGAAGCCCTAGTGGGTCATTTTGACTATCTCTGTAAAGAAAGCTTCATTGGTGATGGTATCGAACTTTGTCacattgatttgaaggtccTACAAGAATCTGAATGAATAATTCAAACTTTCTGGCATGGCTATTTACAACAATTAATGACGTACACGGTATTTAATCTATTCACAAAACAATCTCCTCAATATCCtgatcttccaaatccttCTTGTCAGGTTGTTCTTCACCAGCAGCCCATGCTTCCGATGGGTTTGCACGTCTGGCTGCGAGCAGATctgtctcttcaatggcctTCTGCTTCCATATATCAATGAATTTCTGTTCTTGTTGGACACCGAAATCAATGGCTGAAGGACCATAAATCGAGCCAAACATCtcgctttcttcttgggcCACTTGTTGCTCCACTTCCTGTTGCATTCTTAGACGGTAAAACTCGAATCTTGCTTGATCGTAAGCTTCTGTCAGACTTTTTCCCTCGTTATTCTTTAGTAGAAACAAAGTTCTCTGTATTACACTTTCACCATCGAGTGGTTTCTCTAACTGCTGAATGTGACTCCAGTCGAATTCCTCTTCAGCATCATTTTCGACCAAAACTTTTGGTCTTGATAATTCCCACGGATGTTGCTTGTAAAAGACTTCCCTTAGCTGGTCCTCcacaaatttcaattttggAGCTCTATAAAGCTTGGCGTTATTAATCTTCTTATCGAGAGTGCTGGCTCTcgtcttgaagaaacctttaGCATTGGGCTCATCTGcatgatctttcaaatgggctaatttcttcatgttGGATGGATTAATTAGTCTTGGTTCACGGGTGAATTTCGTCTTTGGAGGTATTGATGCCACAACATCGTACCAAGCTGGTGTGTTTCTCAGTAACCCCGATCTCAAGTAGGCAGAAGTCCGCTCAAGGACATTAACAGCATTGGTTTGAATCTTCATTATATCCTGTACTATGAGTTAAACTGTGAGCACACACTGACAGATCTACAGCAGGCTAGAAGGCTACAGCTAATTGGATTCTTCGACTTTTTACTGTCGAAAACctgaaaattttccagattttgatgaaaaattactgaGCTTTCCTTACAGGTGAACAAAACTAAAAGCTTTAAAAGCTACAAGAAAGGACAACATATAAAGCCCTTTGTGCTATCATCTAGAGGTCAATTGTACTATAGTATTGAGTCAGGTTAGATTAGGTTGGAGCTTGAAACGATTGGTGGTTTTTTAACGTACAACTTCCTCCTTGGCAGCGATCCAACAAGGTTCTTCAGAGATATTGACAAATATTGACAACCAAGGCTTTGCTGAAATCCCCATTTAGCTCCTTAACAGCGTGAAAATTATTGCTACTGGTTGGCATTATATCATAGTTAGTTCTCGTCGGTGAGCTTTATTCGAAATCAATTTGCTTCATTGACATGTCCGCTCtattcaatttcaagtcaCTACTGCAAGTGATACTCTTGCTGCTGTGTTCATGCACATATGTTCATGCACAATGGCCATCTTTATTAGATCGTTACAAGGATCATGGTGTTTTTGGTGCTTTCTGGAAGATGGCGAGAGTTGGTGAAAGGGCGAGCCCTTACGTCAGTGTTGCATGCATCTTAATGGCTATCAACCAATTTAACAGTTGAAATATGTTTAATCTTAGCACTTGTATGTGTGTATATTTTAAAAGGTAATGATTTGGGTTTTAACGTTTTGGCTCGGGTATTgaacattgaagaaaagtgATTAATTGTAAATATCTATTTGAACTCGTCTATTTGAACTCGTATACTTCGTTTTGTCCATGAGTGAGAATAGCTGCTCTCTTGGTTCCTACGATTCTCTCAAGACTAATCCCATCTAGCTTGCTGTATATCGTTCTCACGGTGGAAATGTTTAGATCTGTAGTACCAAGTGCTGCGCTCTTAGCAATAAATCTTACCACTTCACTATAAAATTCGGGGTTCGTTGGCGGTTGATAAAATACCACACTCTTCACGCCTTTGATCTCATAACGCCTGAAATGGTGCAGTCTTTCAGTGTACAGCAGGACCTTAGCACGGCCCTGCTGAAACAAAGCTCTATTACTGTTCAGTTGTTTCTGATTCGAATATTCGTTAATGTCACCAAAGATGATGGTAGTTTTCTCCTTCATATAATTGCGTACCCTTATGAAGTCCGCATAATCTGGGATGTAAACGAGGATACCATCTTCATATCCCGTCGACTTGATAATGGATGGGATGATGACACTTgtgaagaacttgaaacGGAAATCCGACTCTTCTAAGATAGATGCCGCACCAAGATCAATTCTCTGAAATATTTGTCTAACCTTCAAACCTAACTTTCCAATACTAGATTGATTTGGTTCGATaaaatgatgatttttcCATCTTCCTGTCATGTTTTGGCATTTGTTGTTAATGAGGGCATTGGCCGTTGGAGAGACATATTTGGTGAAGATCATTGTTTGTCTAAATAGCTTTGCTTGCTCATTAATGTACCACAACCTTACTCTTCCGAAATCAGTATCGTGTTGTTCTTGAGGGATCAAGTTTAAATGGTCAAAGATGGTCATGACGTGAGAAACATTTTGATACTCTATCGAATGCAACTGGTCAAATATTGAAATCTCAATGGATGACAGGAAATCGtcttgtctcttctttttatCGGTATTCTCtaagatcaattgaatacCCAGTGGAGAGCATATAATGATGTCTGATTGGTAAAAATTACTGTAAAGCTTAATAGCCTTTCTAGTGAATTTCACcccaagaacaaaaaaatcGTTCGTGTTCCCTTTGAACACATGCTGAAATGACTTGGGTTTGGAAGACGGAGGTaaagattcttcaaaaaacTGATCTCTGAATTTGCCTTTCTTATCGATTTGGTCAATACCAGACTTGTCAATGATCTTCTCGAGCACTTGATATGCTGTGTCCCTTGTAGGCACAACAATGAGCACTTTTGGCCTAGTAAACCCCTGATCCAAATAATCCGCATCTGGATTATCACTTATACGTtggttgttcttcaaaattttgtCTCTGGTCTTGTATACGTGATTCAATACATGCAGGGCGTACAAGTCTCTGTATTCGTCCTCATCCTTTTCGTAGGAGTTATATTCATACAGCAGGTCATTATACTGTAACATAGGATCGACCAGTGTTCTTTGTGTCGACGTAAGGTTCTCGTGCTCCAAGtcattttgaatctttAATCTCTGCTTGAAGACATACGACTTTAATGATTCATGACGTGATGGTATTTCCAACTTTTTACTTTGATCTTCCAGAAGAAGGGGTTTGGAGTATACCATCGATTCGTTCTCGCCTATCGGTACCTTTGCAGATTTGTATTTCAACTGCCTCTCCTTGAAAGCAGCATCTAGCTTGTCCACCACATTCTCAGGAACCTGATTAAAGTGTGAGTCGAATGTAtcttgttcatcatcactttcCTCATCAGCATCCTCGGATAGATCATCTTCCGACGGATTTTCATCCACCCTTGCGAGATTATCCTCCAGTTGTTCCACTTCATCtctctcatcttcctccaCATCACTCTCACTATCCTCCTTTCTGGATTGCACTGTGACCTCTTGCTTGGGCTTCGGTTTGGGATGCTCAGAATTCAGAATGGTCAATAAAGCACCATATACTTTCCTTCTCTTATTCTCTTCGTCTTCCTCCACATTAGCAATTTCCTCATTATGTTGCATCCCATTAtggtgatttttcacttcaccTTCAGAGCTTTCATTCAAATGTTCTGGCTCTTCATGGGCTTTATTACGTTGGGGTCTTCTAATCGATCTAAGTTCCTTTCTACCTCGTTTTAACGTGCCGTTTCTACGTGCTTCGTCACCGTTTGACTTGTCTTTAACCATAACAAAACTTACTGCTCTCGAGTCAAACTAAATGACAACTCAATCGACCTAAACTCACTTATTGGTTCCTGATTTATTCAGTGTTTAACTAGCGATGAGCtgccaaaatttttcaaatcataGCTTACGTGTCTAGTCCACTTTAAAGTGAGGCTCAAGATATCCTGTGATAATCAACCATCGAAAGCCAGACATTATAATCGTATCTGTTGTTACAAGGCCTGGGTTGGCTGCGGTGAGGGTTTAGTTAGTGTGTATGATACCAGGTTGGTTTTGATCGTGTTTGACTTTGGTCTTTTTATTGTTTTTTATTGGGGTTTCTTATCGATTTTACCTTCATGACCACGATATCGAAAAGCTTCTTACAAGGAACGCGCATGGCGTTGGCGGGCTTCTACCTGTTGTCAACATTGGTTACAATTCCTATATCTTTTAAAGTCGGTGGACTTTATTGTGGTCTATCATTTACTGTGACGTTGTTCAATCTGTACCTGATAACGACCACATTATCGATGGTCGCACAGAGTTATGGCAATAAATGTTACATTGTTGGTACTACTTTCATCTATTATTTGCAACATTTTATGATTGCATCTTTACTTTACCTATTTCTCTCTGGGTTTTCAAACGAGGAGTTGACGaaagttttggaagatgGCTCTCAACCGGAGCAGTCTTTGGTGAATGTCTTAAGGAATAATGTCTTTTCCAACCATTCGAGTTGGATGTTGTATTACTATTACTATCGTTATGTTGTTCAACCCTGGCAATCCGTTCTGACCCACTCTACCGCTTTTTTTGCCTTGTCGGAAGGTTTCTTTACAGTTCTTGGAATTCAAGCCATCGGTGAGACAAATAGGTGGTTATTGGATGAAATGAACTCAAATACTTGGATAATCGCTTCACTTTTGACATCTGGCGGAGTAATCACTGCTTCGCTTTACTACTTGTACAGAATTTATGTCACGCCCATTTGGAATCTTTCCG of the Torulaspora delbrueckii CBS 1146 chromosome 7, complete genome genome contains:
- the RCM1 gene encoding rRNA (cytosine-C5-)-methyltransferase RCM1 (similar to Saccharomyces cerevisiae YNL022C; ancestral locus Anc_2.286), with the protein product MNFYRDATWVLEYVEQEDEKGRLSGSMQTLVLKSCQRYKLKSDPKHLYAVVDSCWRYKALLEKIMKRSKIYDDIPKKKGKPIYSRLTLLLMCHDLLISKQKRIQMGKLPIKEYVLKHKTRLNSELVKLKLKLKVKSLSEIVDKEDSSNDVTPVRWIRINPLRCPKNDVEPVLKELIKKFPQRVSHWSDITSGTLYYDEFVPNLFGVHPRDKITSHELYRQGKIIIQDRSSCFPAHILNPGKNDVVIDACAAPGNKTTHVAAHILPEYTREQTPKIYAFEKDPARANILKKMTSVAGCGQTVEIHVGDFTKLAVPANFKDVTGLIVDPSCSGSGIFGRKSVDSHNVAKKKTETDSEIPDEEEKMVGDDVANRLSKLASFQFQVVKHAMSMPNAKKIVYSTCSIHAEENERVVIDLLLDRNIKEWGWKVASREEVIPKWPRRGKVKEFEQVFRDDPVKCNELADGCIRALPQEDGGIGFFAVCFKR
- the LYS12 gene encoding homoisocitrate dehydrogenase (similar to Saccharomyces cerevisiae LYS12 (YIL094C); ancestral locus Anc_2.287) — its product is MLRSAIGRLATRRAYASAPKSMVIGLIPGDGIGKEVIPAGKQVLENLSGKHGLNFDFIDLQAGWGTFQETGKALPEQTVQVLKNQCQGALFGAVQSPTTKVEGYSSPIVALRKELGLYANVRPVKSVEGTKDRPVDMVIVRENTEDLYIKLEKTYVDKATGTRVAEATKRISEVATRRIATIALDIALQRLKTNGHATLTVTHKSNVLSQSDGLFREICKDVYESNKDKYGQVAYNEQIVDSMVYRMFREPECFDVVVAPNLYGDILSDGAAALVGSLGVVPSANVGPEIVIGEPCHGSAPDIAGKGISNPIATIRSTGLMLEFLGHNKPAQDIYRAVDANLREDKVKTPDLGGNSTTQQVVEDILSKL
- the FAP1 gene encoding Fap1p (similar to Saccharomyces cerevisiae FAP1 (YNL023C); ancestral locus Anc_2.288), yielding MVVEELNQHSLVLEFSEDDSDFSSESCSVHEVRDEHDMAYYERAVQEIALGDRYVCMICTVEMDYTCKMYACEGCYRVFDYECIREWALKSTEKTLDRVWKCPNCYKVNKRVPAKNRPTCWCGKTVNPDPNPLDPNSCGQTCDAPICPHGCSKQCHLGPHPDCVRTITTKCQCGKHTRETFCYQTISMKGKSQFQCNEVCGLPLACGIHKCERLCHSGICGPCPAVLNAKSNKLKIRCYCGLEHRDSFKCKDVRVASDLSKDGKGDSWIGAFGCSGIRKIEYACREHSFVEKCQPSPSISGKIACPFSPKLLKTCPCGRTSLKVLAEPRKSCTSPIPNCDSTCGKKLACGRHTCPFTCHDGPCMDPCIQIETVRCSCHKNLYSVPCQFKEQPRCDTKCESLMSCRRHRCTERCCCGRPFAERRRKTPLSSRELMDESSVESEHICLKDCNLTLSCGCHKCQRKCHPGKCPPCLESDSNDLVCPCGKTVVEAPVRCGTRLPPCHYPCIRVIQNAYKCGHKPMPHTCHPLNEPCPSCTAPVFKPCKCGKKDKVRTLCFQNDVSCGTTCGKPLDNCPHMCQKSCHIPGECQKKCKQICNRKRIYCDHKCRLICHGNDKCPDIPCPLSVKIKCECEVKESFITCGANSETPSKATTTILPCDEECERHKRHLQLREAFGISNFSDNPSRSKTASLENLAAVANSFEELELPFSEPALGTFAKQEAWCTQIENVLNSFMDNEEKTSLHFKPMRPAQRHFIHELAKSYNLYVESQDREPKRSVFVKKQDNGGSCKPVIQLKDSLPIYQFFKENEKEKKAQRFEAQTTTEFVNFIPKEEPQLERAKNNAFKLKNVSTGTTKEDLERIFADHLKPTLVKNPQFKIQDSTKNGLIYPEDYAEISVNVERDLEALVGHFDYLCKESFIGDGIELCHIDLKVLQESE
- the RSM25 gene encoding mitochondrial 37S ribosomal protein mS23 (similar to Saccharomyces cerevisiae RSM25 (YIL093C); ancestral locus Anc_2.290) translates to MKIQTNAVNVLERTSAYLRSGLLRNTPAWYDVVASIPPKTKFTREPRLINPSNMKKLAHLKDHADEPNAKGFFKTRASTLDKKINNAKLYRAPKLKFVEDQLREVFYKQHPWELSRPKVLVENDAEEEFDWSHIQQLEKPLDGESVIQRTLFLLKNNEGKSLTEAYDQARFEFYRLRMQQEVEQQVAQEESEMFGSIYGPSAIDFGVQQEQKFIDIWKQKAIEETDLLAARRANPSEAWAAGEEQPDKKDLEDQDIEEIVL
- the KSH1 gene encoding Ksh1p (similar to Saccharomyces cerevisiae YNL024C-A; ancestral locus Anc_2.291), with protein sequence MSALFNFKSLLQVILLLLCSCTYVHAQWPSLLDRYKDHGVFGAFWKMARVGERASPYVSVACILMAINQFNS
- the UTP25 gene encoding rRNA-binding ribosome biosynthesis protein UTP25 (similar to Saccharomyces cerevisiae YIL091C; ancestral locus Anc_2.292), with amino-acid sequence MVKDKSNGDEARRNGTLKRGRKELRSIRRPQRNKAHEEPEHLNESSEGEVKNHHNGMQHNEEIANVEEDEENKRRKVYGALLTILNSEHPKPKPKQEVTVQSRKEDSESDVEEDERDEVEQLEDNLARVDENPSEDDLSEDADEESDDEQDTFDSHFNQVPENVVDKLDAAFKERQLKYKSAKVPIGENESMVYSKPLLLEDQSKKLEIPSRHESLKSYVFKQRLKIQNDLEHENLTSTQRTLVDPMLQYNDLLYEYNSYEKDEDEYRDLYALHVLNHVYKTRDKILKNNQRISDNPDADYLDQGFTRPKVLIVVPTRDTAYQVLEKIIDKSGIDQIDKKGKFRDQFFEESLPPSSKPKSFQHVFKGNTNDFFVLGVKFTRKAIKLYSNFYQSDIIICSPLGIQLILENTDKKKRQDDFLSSIEISIFDQLHSIEYQNVSHVMTIFDHLNLIPQEQHDTDFGRVRLWYINEQAKLFRQTMIFTKYVSPTANALINNKCQNMTGRWKNHHFIEPNQSSIGKLGLKVRQIFQRIDLGAASILEESDFRFKFFTSVIIPSIIKSTGYEDGILVYIPDYADFIRVRNYMKEKTTIIFGDINEYSNQKQLNSNRALFQQGRAKVLLYTERLHHFRRYEIKGVKSVVFYQPPTNPEFYSEVVRFIAKSAALGTTDLNISTVRTIYSKLDGISLERIVGTKRAAILTHGQNEVYEFK